In a single window of the Nymphalis io chromosome 20, ilAglIoxx1.1, whole genome shotgun sequence genome:
- the LOC126776475 gene encoding ubiquitin carboxyl-terminal hydrolase 8 isoform X2, with the protein MVLKVKVRLKYSQNHIIWLFKRGRGLTGLKNLGNTCYMNSIIQCLNNTAILFTYFCNGQYLEHINRSHSTRGAIAEELAAVVRALWSGQYRFIAAKDLRNEVGKHQRAFRGCEQQDSHEFLTILMDWLHLDLQFTIKPPHKETLGASERAWHEYTKSKESLVLRLFYGQIRSTVRCTVCRASSPTYDSFSNLSLELPPHSARCTLADCLNLYLNGETIPGWNCPNCKEKRDAVKKLDISRLPPVLVIHFKRFYVDPKEYMCNAYRKKQTYIDFPLEDLDMRQFSLDCPGNPLYNLYAVSNHYGSMEGGHYTAYCKSSVYGKWYKYDDHLVTEIPASEVRSSAAYILFYTSCTRS; encoded by the exons ATGGTGTTGAAGGTCAAGGTCAGACTCAAGTACTCGCAAAATCACATCATATGGCTTTTCAAAAGA GGTCGTGGGTTGACAGGTCTGAAGAATCTTGGGAATACGTGTTATATGAATTCGATTATTCAATGCCTCAACAATACCGCTATACTTTTCACGTATTTCTGCAACGGACAATACCTTGAACACATTAACAG ATCACACAGCACGCGTGGTGCGATAGCGGAAGAACTGGCTGCCGTGGTCCGCGCGCTGTGGTCCGGACAGTATCGATTCATCGCTGCTAAAGATTTACGG AACGAGGTCGGTAAACATCAGCGAGCATTCCGCGGATGCGAGCAGCAGGACTCCCACGAGTTCCTCACCATCCTCATGGACTGGCTTCACCTCGATCTACAGTTCACCATTAAGCCGCCACACAAG GAGACCCTGGGCGCGTCGGAGCGCGCGTGGCACGAGTACACCAAGTCCAAGGAGAGCCTGGTGCTGCGCCTGTTCTACGGCCAGATCCGCTCCACCGTGCGCTGCACCGTGTGCCGCGCCAGCTCCCCCACGTACGACTCGTTCTCCAACCTGTCGCTGGAGCTGCCGCCGCACTCCGCGCGCTGCACGCTCGCC GACTGCCTGAACCTCTATCTTAACGGCGAGACGATACCAGGCTGGAATTGCCCCAATTGCAAGGAGAAACGTGACGCAGTGAAAAAACTTGACATATCTCGACTACCCCCCGTACTGGTTATTCATTTCAAGCGATTCTACGTCGACCCCAAGGAATACATGTGCAACGCGTATAGGAAGAAACAGACATATATAGACTTTCCACTGGAAGACCTGGACATGAGGCAGTTCTCGCTGGATTGTCCTGGAAATCCTCTGTATAATCTATACGCGGTGTCGAACCATTACGGGTCAATGGAGGGGGGGCATTACACAGCATATTGTAAGAGCAGTGTATATGGAAA ATGGTACAAATACGATGACCACTTGGTGACCGAGATCCCAGCCAGCGAGGTCCGCTCCAGCGCAGCCTACATCCTGTTCTACACGTCATGTACGCGGTCGTGA
- the LOC126776530 gene encoding uncharacterized protein LOC126776530, protein MAHRNVYQRLGYRISEEVQLLAEEKWIVEALTKIKNQRNCLQIERLHLESLKAKIKGNTKKDVAETRIKDNENSIATTSAVSMMQHVNTGKSDVETEKKVFSVTEAFCNEEELDLMVTDPILLANPSTSDFNMEEDEDESDDDMFIDMNMLMNGNFQSRKKYDQNQ, encoded by the exons ATGGCGCATAGAAATGTTTATCAAAGATTGGGATATCGCATATCGGAAGAAGTTCAACTTTTAGCCGAAGAGAAATGGATAGTTGAagctttaactaaaataaaaaatcaaagaaaTTGTTTACAG ataGAGAGACTGCATCTCGAAAgtttaaaagcaaaaataaaaggaaatacaaaaaaagatgTCGCAGAAACAAGAATAAAAGACAATGAAAATAGTATAGCCACAACTTCAGCAGTATCCATGATGCAGCATGTAAATACAGGGAAGAGTGATGTTGAAACTGAAAAGAAGGTATTCTCAGTTACCGAGGCTTTTTGCAATGAAGAGGAACTCGATTTAATGGTCACCGATCCAATATtgc TTGCAAATCCGAGTACATCAGACTTTAATATGGAGGAAGACGAAGATGAAAGTGATGACGACATGTTTATTGATATGAACATGTTGATGAATGGGAATTTTCAGTCTCGCAAGAAATATGATCAAAATCAGTAA
- the LOC126776529 gene encoding uncharacterized protein LOC126776529, giving the protein MDYEASFSSEYSDSESENEYDLCCRDESNSCGLPFDPTSLENIILSISDQFNFRILLNDGRAKSALLVTTGLTLAGTLIGKHYGGKIGAAVGGAVGGVCGIGVVAVSMRDIWKDIRDKLSELFDIVYDYLAGLGIDDYKKAAKFLMQHSGDSSQLAMVVLQVTSDILGKKVLSSLTVG; this is encoded by the exons ATGGATTATGAAGCAAGCTTCAGTTCAGAATACTCCGATTCAGAATCAGAAAATGAGTACGACCTTTGTTGTAGAGATGAATCTAATTCTTGTGGACTACCGTTCGATCCTACGTcccttgaaaatattattttgtctatcAGCGAccaatttaattttcgaatacTCTTAAATGATGGCAGAGCGAAAAGCGCTCTCCTTGTTACTACGGGATTAACACTAGCTGGAACTTTGATCGGAAAGCATTATGGAGGCAAGATTGGTGCAGCTGTAGGAGGCGCAGTTGGTGGTGTTTGTGGTATTGGAGTAGTTG ctgTGTCGATGCGTGATATATGGAAGGATATACGAGATAAATTGTCGGAATTATTCGATATCGTCTACGATTATCTGGCGGGTCTGGGAATCGACGATTACAAGAAAGCTGCAAAATTTTTGATGCAACACAGCGGCGATAGCTCACAACTCGCTATGGTTGTCCTTCAAGTTACTTCGGATATTCTTGGAAAAAAAGTTTTGTCTAGTTTGACTGTAGGTTAA
- the LOC126776532 gene encoding uncharacterized protein LOC126776532, with protein MNFDQRLIQSIIFNLADEFQIKVSWDKETAILTGAFAVAGGLFGGYAGGRMGAALGAGIGAAAGVAYISLRDIWESVKEKLKELIYIVFNYLRRLDPIDYVRAVEVLMACTSSRRELVYTILDFIADKLGRQVLSSITAA; from the exons ATGAACTTCGATCAAAGATTAATACAGAGTATTATATTCAATCTgg ctgatgaatttcaaataaaagtgtCATGGGATAAAGAGACAGCTATTCTGACTGGAGCTTTTGCTGTTGCGGGTGGTCTGTTTGGTGGTTATGCAGGGGGAAGGATGGGTGCAGCTCTTGGTGCAGGGATAGGTGCAGCAGCTGGAGTTG CCTACATAAGCCTGAGAGACATTTGGGAAAGTGTCAAAGAAAAATTGAAGgaacttatttatattgtatttaattacctGAGACGACTTGATCCAATTGATTATGTGCGTGCTGTAGAAGTTCTAATGGCATGTACGTCTAGCCGTAGGGAACTTGTTTATACAATTCTTGACTTTATAGCAGATAAATTAGGACGTCAAGTATTGTCTAGCATAACTGCTGCTTAA